In the Clostridium sporogenes genome, one interval contains:
- a CDS encoding DegV family protein encodes MVPIIFTDASCDLPRNFIDENNIPFLGLMCNFKGKDWEDDFGKTLSYEEFYEGIKNGEMPSTSQINEYRFEEKFKELLKENRPIIYIAMSSGLSGTVNSAKMAREEILAQNESADITIIDTKCSSIGQGILVYNAVKMAKEGKSKDEIVQWINENKDKVNHWFMVENLTHLKRGGRVSATSATIGTLLNIRPIIHIEKDGTLKNITNIRGSKKAIRYLLDKFKENCINHEDVLVGIVHGHCKEEAEKFKEMLVDELGVKDFIINELGIGMGAHCGDGMLALCFIANK; translated from the coding sequence ATGGTTCCAATAATTTTTACAGATGCTAGTTGTGATTTACCAAGAAATTTTATAGATGAAAATAATATACCTTTTTTAGGACTTATGTGTAATTTTAAAGGAAAAGACTGGGAAGACGATTTTGGCAAAACCCTATCTTATGAAGAATTTTATGAAGGAATTAAAAATGGTGAAATGCCTTCTACTAGTCAAATTAATGAATATAGATTTGAAGAAAAATTTAAAGAATTACTAAAGGAAAATAGGCCTATAATATATATAGCTATGTCATCTGGATTGAGTGGTACTGTAAATAGTGCCAAGATGGCAAGAGAAGAGATACTAGCACAAAATGAGAGTGCAGATATAACTATAATAGATACAAAATGTTCTTCTATAGGGCAAGGAATATTAGTATATAATGCTGTTAAAATGGCTAAAGAAGGTAAAAGTAAAGATGAAATAGTACAATGGATTAATGAAAATAAGGATAAAGTTAATCACTGGTTCATGGTAGAAAATTTAACCCATTTGAAAAGAGGAGGAAGGGTGTCAGCAACCTCAGCAACTATAGGAACTTTATTAAATATAAGACCTATTATACACATAGAGAAAGATGGTACTTTAAAAAATATAACTAACATAAGAGGAAGTAAAAAAGCTATAAGGTATCTTTTAGATAAATTCAAGGAAAATTGTATTAATCATGAAGATGTGCTAGTAGGCATAGTTCACGGTCATTGTAAAGAAGAAGCAGAAAAATTTAAAGAAATGCTTGTAGATGAATTAGGTGTAAAAGATTTTATAATTAATGAGCTAGGTATTGGTATGGGAGCGCATTGTGGAGATGGAATGCTTGCATTGTGTTTTATAGCAAATAAATGA
- a CDS encoding AEC family transporter, translated as MKGNIISQVLILSIIMGIGIICGKKEILNEEVNKKLSELLVKVTLPCLIISSFNYNFTGDMIKNAKMFFVYSIIIHIGLILISGLFFIKHNERARKVLKFSTIFSNSAFMGYPVIEALYGKVGVFYASIFGIPYNILMLSVGIMIYTGEKDIKNLKGILKHPGIIATVLGMFILIFHISIPMPIKTSLQSVGSMTTPLSMIIVGAMLADINIKEIFLGIEAYYGAFIRLIIIPALVYILMIGLKADKLLLEICVILEAMPTAVLATVLAEEYDADVVLAAKCVFITTILSIITIPLIVAFIS; from the coding sequence TTGAAGGGTAATATTATTAGTCAAGTTTTAATTCTTTCTATAATAATGGGTATAGGAATTATTTGTGGTAAAAAAGAAATTTTAAATGAGGAGGTAAACAAAAAACTTTCTGAACTTTTAGTTAAAGTTACTTTGCCATGTCTTATAATATCTTCTTTTAATTATAATTTTACTGGAGATATGATAAAGAATGCTAAGATGTTTTTTGTCTATTCAATAATTATACATATAGGTTTAATATTAATAAGTGGTTTGTTTTTTATAAAACATAATGAAAGAGCTAGAAAGGTGCTTAAATTTTCTACTATATTTTCAAATAGTGCATTTATGGGATATCCTGTAATAGAAGCTTTGTATGGTAAAGTTGGAGTATTTTATGCCTCTATTTTTGGTATACCTTATAATATACTTATGTTATCTGTAGGAATTATGATATATACAGGAGAAAAAGATATTAAAAATTTAAAGGGTATATTAAAGCATCCGGGTATAATTGCTACGGTACTAGGAATGTTTATACTTATATTTCACATCTCTATCCCTATGCCAATAAAAACATCATTGCAATCTGTTGGCTCTATGACTACACCTTTATCTATGATAATAGTAGGTGCCATGCTTGCAGATATAAATATAAAAGAAATTTTTTTGGGAATAGAAGCTTATTATGGTGCTTTTATAAGACTTATAATAATACCTGCCTTAGTATATATTTTAATGATTGGATTGAAAGCGGACAAGCTCTTACTAGAGATATGTGTAATATTAGAAGCTATGCCTACAGCAGTATTAGCTACTGTACTTGCAGAAGAGTATGATGCAGATGTAGTTTTGGCAGCTAAATGTGTATTTATAACTACTATTTTATCTATTATAACAATCCCATTAATAGTAGCTTTTATAAGCTAA